From the genome of Leptotrichia sp. HSP-342:
AAAAATTATCATAAGAACTTACAAGTTTACTATCCGAAAGTGTGGTCAAATTTTCTTCAGGATTTAAAATATACTTGACGTTATATTTATCAGCTATGTTTTTAAAAGCCATATTATCAGCAGGTGTATTAAAATCTCCAGCGATAATTATATCATCCTCATCTGTCAATTTAGAAAAATATTCATAAACATTGACATAATTTGCTGCCTCAAGTAGTCTCTGTTTTTCTTTATCACCAAAAACCGAATGTGCAATAACATAAACAAAATCAAAGTTTCCTGCTTTAAAATATGCACCATACGGCTCTCTCATAAACTCATTCTCATCCTTTTCCTTATAAAATCCAAGCTCTCTTACCTCAGAAAATCTGCTTTTCCTATAAATAAATGCAAAATATTCACGATAATTTTCACTTCCTACAGAATTTTCTGAAATAATATAATCCCATTTCTCTTTAGTCAACTTTTCTAAATACGCCTGGACTTTCTTAACTCCTTTCTCATTCATGACCTCTTCTAGTCCAATTAAATCAAACTTTGCTAAAATTTTTGAAAGTGTCCGATAATCTTTTTGTTTCTCACCAAGACGCATAGCATTAAATGATGCAACTAAAATTTTATTCTTATCTCTATTTACATCAATTGTCTCATTTATCTTTTCTTTTCTAAAACAAGAATATATTCCAAAAACTAAAAGAACAAAAACTAACCCTCT
Proteins encoded in this window:
- a CDS encoding endonuclease/exonuclease/phosphatase family protein — translated: MKNKLIRGLVFVLLVFGIYSCFRKEKINETIDVNRDKNKILVASFNAMRLGEKQKDYRTLSKILAKFDLIGLEEVMNEKGVKKVQAYLEKLTKEKWDYIISENSVGSENYREYFAFIYRKSRFSEVRELGFYKEKDENEFMREPYGAYFKAGNFDFVYVIAHSVFGDKEKQRLLEAANYVNVYEYFSKLTDEDDIIIAGDFNTPADNMAFKNIADKYNVKYILNPEENLTTLSDSKLVSSYDNFFINFEKTKEFTGNFGVYNFIKNNNYAIIKKYVSDHLLIFSEYSTLEDLD